A segment of the Aromatoleum aromaticum EbN1 genome:
GGGCTGCCCGCGGTCGACGTCGCGACCCAGGTGCTGCCGGTCAATGGATCGCGCGAAGCGCTGTTCGCGTTCGCGCAGTGCGTCGTCGACAGCCGCGGCGGCGCAGCGAAAGTGCTGTGCCCGAACCCGTTCTACCAGATCTATGAAGGCGCGGCGCTCCTGGCCGGCGCCGAACCGGTGTTCCTCAACAATCTGCCTGAAAACCGTTTTGGCTCGGACTTCGATTCGCTGCCGGAATCGGTGTGGCGCGACGTCCAGCTGGCGTTCGTCTGCTCGCCGGGCAATCCGACCGGACGCGTGCTGTCGCTGCAGGAGTGGGCGCGCCTGTTCGAACTTTCCGACCGCCACGGCTTCGTGATCGCCGCAGACGAGTGCTATTCGGAGATCTATTTCGACGAGAACGCGCCACCGGTCGGCGCGCTGCAGGCCGCACACCAGCTCGGCCGCGGCGACTTCCGCAATCTCGTGACGTTCTCGAGCCTGTCGAAACGCTCGAATGTGCCGGGCATGCGTTCCGGGTTCGTCGCCGGCGACGCCGCCGTGCTGAAGGCTTTCCTGCGCTATCGCACTTACCACGGCTGCGCGATGAATCCGGCCGTGCAGGCCGCTTCGGTCGCGGCCTGGAACGATGAAGCGCACGTCGTCGACAACCGCCGGCTGTACCGCGAGAAGTTCGATCGCGTCACGGCGCTCGTCGCGCGTCACCTGAAAGTCGAACGGCCCGACGCCGGTTTCTACCTGTGGGCGCAGACGCCGATCCCGGACACCGAGTTCGCCCGGCGCCTGCAGGGTGAATATAATGTCACGGTACTGCCGGGCAGCTTCCTCGCACGCGAGGCGAACGGCGTCAATCCGGGCGCCGGCTTCGTGCGCATCGCCCTCGTCGCCCCGACTGCCGAATGCGTCGAGGCGGCCGAGCGCATCGCCGCTTTCTGCCAATCTCTCCCCTAACGGAAAACTCCCCATGCAAGACCTGCAAAAGATCATCGACGATGCGTTCGAGAACCGTGCGAACCTCTCCCCTTCCGCGGCGCCGGCAGCCGTGCGCGACGCGGTCGCATCGGTCATCGCCGGACTCGACGCCGGGCGCCTGCGCGTCGCCGAGAAGATCGACGGCAACTGGACCGTCAACCAGTGGATCAAGAAGGCCGTGCTGATCTCGTTCCGCCTTGCCGACAACGAAGTCATGGCGGGCGGCACGAACCAGTATTTCGACAAGGTGCCGACAAAGTTCGGCGACTACACGCCGGAGCAGTTCCGCGAAGGGGGCTTTCGCGTCGTGCCGCCGGCGGTCGCGCGTCGGGGCAGCTTCATCGGCCGGAACGTCGTGCTGATGCCGTCGTACGTGAATATCGGCGCCTACGTCGATGAAGGCACGATGGTCGACACCTGGGCGACGGTCGGCTCGTGTGCACAGATCGGCAAGAACGTGCATCTGTCGGGCGGCGTGGGCATCGGCGGCGTGCTCGAACCGGTGCAGGCAGGACCGGTGATCATCGAGGACAACGTGTTCGTCGGGGCACGCTCCGAAGTCGTCGAAGGCGTGATCATCGAAGAGAACGCGGTGCTGTCGATGGGCGTGTATATCGGCCAGAGCACCAAGATCTACGACCGGGCCACCGGCGAGGTCACCTATGGTCGCGTCCCGTCCGGTGCCGTCGTCGTGCCGGGCAGCCTGCCGTCGGCCGACGGCAAGTACAGCCTGTACTGCGCGGTGATCGTCAAGCGCGTCGATGCGCAAACGCGCGCCAAGACCGGCATCAACGAACTGCTGCGCGGCGCCTGATCTCCGCACATCAGGCTGTCGCTGAGCCGGGCGGACAGGCAGTCCGGCTGGTTCAGCTGTCCGCCCTCCCCTTTTCCGTTCCGGAGACCCGCCGCGATGATTTTCGACAAACTGTTCCAGTTGATGGCGGAAAAACTCGCATCCGATATTTTCATTTCGGCCGGCGCCCCGATCCATATCAAGATCCAGGGCGTCACGATGCCGATCAACCAGCAGGTCATGGAGCCGCCCATGATCAAGCGGATGATCTACGAGATGATGACGCCGGAGCAGATCGACACGTTCGAACGCGTGAGGGAGCTCAATCTCTCGTTCGGTCGCCGCGAACTGGGCAACTTCCGCGTCAACCTGTTCTGGCAGCGGCACAGCATCGGCATTGTCGTGCGCTACATCCAGGGCGACATCCCGATGCTCGATTCGCTCGGCCTGCCCCCGGTGCTCGCCGAAGTCGTCACCGAGAAGCGCGGGCTGGTGCTCGTCGTCGGTGCGACCGGCTCGGGCAAGTCGACGACGCTCGCGTCGATGATCGATCACCGCAACCTGAACCGTTCCGGCCACATCCTCACCGTCGAGGACCCGATCGAGTACCTCTTCAAGCACCGCAAGTCGATCGTCAACCAGCGCGAAGTCGGCATCGACACCCACAGCTGGCACGACGCGCTGCGCAACGCGATGCGTCAGGCGCCCGACTGCATCCTGATCGGCGAAATCCGCGACCGCGAGACGATGCAGGCGGCGCTGGCCTATTCCCAGACCGGCCATCTGTGCCTCGCGACGCTGCATGCGAACAACGCCTACCATGCGCTCAACCGCATCGTGAACTTCTTCCCGCTCGAAAACCGCTCGCTGCTGTTCCTCGACCTGGCGGTGGCGCTCAAATGCATCGTCTCGCAGCGGTTGGTGCGCAAGCCCGATGGCGTACGCGTTCCGGCGGTCGAAATCCTGATGAACACGCGACACGTCGCCGAACTCATCGAGCGCGGCGAACTCAACGAGGTCAAGGAAGCGATGCAGCAGAGCCTGGCGCCGGGGTCGCAGACCTTCGAGCAGGATCTGTACCGGCTCTACCACGAAGGCACGGTGACGTTCGAGGAAGCGACCGCAAACGCGGACTCCCCGACGAACCTCTCGTGGCTGATCAACAATGCGCAGTTCGGCAACGTGCCGGATGCGCAGGACGGCAGCGACGATTCGCCAACACTCGATTTCGCGCCAAAAGAGCCGGAAAAACGGCCTTTCAGTGACTTCGCGCTGCACCTCGACGACAGCGCGAAGCCTTGAACGACACCACGAATTACCGAAAACAATGACTCATGCTTCATCCGGCGCCACTTTCACGCTCGCCTGCGAACTCATCTCGCGTTCTTCCGTCACTCCGGACGATTGCGGCTGCCTCGACCTGATCGCGGCCCGGCTGGCGCCGCTGGGCTTCCGCTTCGAGCGTGTCGACAGCAGTGGAGTCTGCAACCTGTGGGCGCGGCGCGGCGGCACTGCACCGGTGCTGTGCTTTGCGGGGCATACCGACGTCGTGCCGGCTGGCCCGCTCGACGGCTGGGATTCGCCGCCGTTCGAGCCGACGGTCCGCGGTGGTCAGCTGTTCGGTCGCGGCGCCGCGGACATGAAGACTTCGATCGCCGCTTTCGTCACGGCGATCGAACGCTTCGTCGCGACACATCCGGATCATGTCGGGTCGATCGCGTTGCTCCTGACGTCCGACGAGGAAGGCATCGCGACGCACGGCACGGTGAAGGTCGTCGAAGCGCTCGCGGGGCGCGGAGAACGTCTCGACTATTGCGTCGTCGGCGAGCCGACTTCAGTCAATACGCTCGGTGACACGATCAAGAACGGGCGACGCGGCTCGCTGTCGGGCACGCTGCGGGTCAAGGGCGTGCAAGGGCACGTCGCCTATCCGCAGCTCGCGCGCAATCCGATCCACGAGTTCGCTCCGGCGCTCGCCGAACTGGCGAGCATCCGCTGGGACGAAGGCAACGAGTTCTTTCCGCCGACGACCTGGCAAGTGTCGAACATTCACGCCGGCACCGGCGCGAACAACGTCATCCCCGGCACGTGCGAAGTGCTGTTCAATTTCCGCTTCGCCTCGGTCAGCAGCGCCGACGAGCTCAGGCAGCGCACCCATGTCGTGCTCGACCGCCATGGACTCGACTATGAACTGGACTGGCACCTGTCGGGAAAACCATTCCTGACCGGCCGCGGCAAGCTCGTCGAGGCGCTGTCCGACGCGATCCGCGACACGGTCGGGGTCGAAACCGAACTGTCGACGAGCGGCGGCACGTCCGACGGGCGATTCATTGCCGACATCTGCAACGAGGTCGTCGAGTTCGGCCCGGTCAATGCAACCATCCACAAGGTCAATGAAAGCGTCGCCCTCGACGCGATCGAACCCCTTTCCGCCATCTACGAGCGCACGCTGAACGCGTTGCTGCTGCCCAACGGAGACTGAAGATGTCCGACCTCCACGACGATTCCGAACACGAGCATGAGCACGAACATGGCCCCCTCGGCGAACTGGTCACGCTGCGCGACTGGCTGCGCTACGCGGTCACTCGCTTCAATGGCGCCGGCCTGTTCTTCGGCCATGGCTGCGGGGACGCCTACGACGAAGCCGTGTGGCTGCTGCTGCACACGCTGTCGCTGCCGCTCGACCGGCTCGAGCCGTTCCTCGACGCCTGCATCACGACCGGCGAGCGGGAATCGCTGTTCGCAGTCATCGAGCGCCGCGCCGCGGAGCGCGTGCCGGCTGCATACATCACAGGGGAAGCCTGGCTGGGCGACTTCCGTTTCCAGGTCGACGAGCGCGTAATCGTTCCCCGCTCGTTTTTCGCCGAACTGCTCGAGGACGGTTTCGCGCCGTGGATCGACGATGCCGAAAGAGTCACTTCGGCGCTGGACTTGTGCACGGGCTCGGGCTGCCTCGCGATCCTGATGGCGCATGCGTTCCCGAATGCGCAGATCGTCGGCGCCGATCTTTCCGACGAGGCACTGCAGGTCGCGCGCGCGAACGTGTCGGATTACGATCTCGACGACCGCGTCGAACTGCTGAAAAGCGACGTGTTCGCCGGGCTTGCCGGGCGGAGGTTCGATCTCATCATCAGCAATCCGCCGTACGTCACGGCAGACGCGATGGCGACGCTGCCGCCCGAATACCTGCACGAGCCGCGCATGGCCCTTGCGGCCGGCGAGGACGGGCTGGACATCGTCCGCCGCCTGCTTGCAGGCGCGAAAGCGCACCTCAATCCAGGGGGCATGCTGGCGGTCGAAGTCGGCCACAACCGGTATCTCGTCGAAGAAGCGTTCCCCGACCTTTCGCCGGTCTGGCTTTCGGCCCAGGGAGGCGACGACATGGTTTTCGTGCTGCGCGCCGACGAATTACCGGAGTGAAAAATGCCCGCCGAACGTCCGATCCTGCTCGTTGAAGACAACCCGGATGATGAAGCCCTGATGTTGCGGGCCTTCAGCAAGAACAGCATCCGGAATCCCGTTGTCGTCGCGCACGACGGGGTCGAAGCGATCGACTATCTGTTCGGTACCGGCAGCTACCAGGGCCGCGACCTTTCGCTGATGCCGGTCGTGGTGCTGCTCGACCTGAAACTGCCCCGCATGGACGGCCTCGAAGTGCTGCGCCGGATGCGGGCGGACGAACACACGGGCTTGTTGCCGGTGGTCATCCTCACTACCTCGCGTGAAAGGCAGGACATCCACGAAGCCTACCGGCTCGGTGCGAACAGCTACATCCGCAAGCCCGTCGATTTCGAGCGTTTCATCCACGCGGTCGGGCAGATCGTCACGTACTGGCTGGCGCTGAACGAAACCGCAGATCCTTCCGGCAACGGCCTTTACTGACTGCTGACTCGCGTCGTTAGCTCCCTGTCAACCCGGCTGGTTTCGGGAGGCAGCGGGGCAGCAGCTCAGGGCGCGGGAACGGAGCCCCACGCGCAAACTACAGCAGCGCTTCGATATCGCGTGCGATGCTTTCCGGTTTCGTCGCCGGGGCGAAACGCGCGACGACCTGACCATCGCGATCGACCAGGAACTTGGTGAAGTTCCACTTGATCGCTTCGGTGCCGAGAATGCCGGGCGCGACCGACGTGAGATGCCGGTACAGTGGATGCGCATTGTCGCCGTTTACGTCG
Coding sequences within it:
- the prmB gene encoding 50S ribosomal protein L3 N(5)-glutamine methyltransferase — encoded protein: MSDLHDDSEHEHEHEHGPLGELVTLRDWLRYAVTRFNGAGLFFGHGCGDAYDEAVWLLLHTLSLPLDRLEPFLDACITTGERESLFAVIERRAAERVPAAYITGEAWLGDFRFQVDERVIVPRSFFAELLEDGFAPWIDDAERVTSALDLCTGSGCLAILMAHAFPNAQIVGADLSDEALQVARANVSDYDLDDRVELLKSDVFAGLAGRRFDLIISNPPYVTADAMATLPPEYLHEPRMALAAGEDGLDIVRRLLAGAKAHLNPGGMLAVEVGHNRYLVEEAFPDLSPVWLSAQGGDDMVFVLRADELPE
- the dapC gene encoding succinyldiaminopimelate transaminase, whose translation is MNPNLDRLQSYPFEKLRKLFEGLTPPAGLDTIRLSIGEPRHATPAFITQALVDNLDGLSAYPATQGSDALRGAIAGWLERRYGLPAVDVATQVLPVNGSREALFAFAQCVVDSRGGAAKVLCPNPFYQIYEGAALLAGAEPVFLNNLPENRFGSDFDSLPESVWRDVQLAFVCSPGNPTGRVLSLQEWARLFELSDRHGFVIAADECYSEIYFDENAPPVGALQAAHQLGRGDFRNLVTFSSLSKRSNVPGMRSGFVAGDAAVLKAFLRYRTYHGCAMNPAVQAASVAAWNDEAHVVDNRRLYREKFDRVTALVARHLKVERPDAGFYLWAQTPIPDTEFARRLQGEYNVTVLPGSFLAREANGVNPGAGFVRIALVAPTAECVEAAERIAAFCQSLP
- the dapE gene encoding succinyl-diaminopimelate desuccinylase; translated protein: MTHASSGATFTLACELISRSSVTPDDCGCLDLIAARLAPLGFRFERVDSSGVCNLWARRGGTAPVLCFAGHTDVVPAGPLDGWDSPPFEPTVRGGQLFGRGAADMKTSIAAFVTAIERFVATHPDHVGSIALLLTSDEEGIATHGTVKVVEALAGRGERLDYCVVGEPTSVNTLGDTIKNGRRGSLSGTLRVKGVQGHVAYPQLARNPIHEFAPALAELASIRWDEGNEFFPPTTWQVSNIHAGTGANNVIPGTCEVLFNFRFASVSSADELRQRTHVVLDRHGLDYELDWHLSGKPFLTGRGKLVEALSDAIRDTVGVETELSTSGGTSDGRFIADICNEVVEFGPVNATIHKVNESVALDAIEPLSAIYERTLNALLLPNGD
- a CDS encoding response regulator is translated as MPAERPILLVEDNPDDEALMLRAFSKNSIRNPVVVAHDGVEAIDYLFGTGSYQGRDLSLMPVVVLLDLKLPRMDGLEVLRRMRADEHTGLLPVVILTTSRERQDIHEAYRLGANSYIRKPVDFERFIHAVGQIVTYWLALNETADPSGNGLY
- a CDS encoding PilT/PilU family type 4a pilus ATPase, producing the protein MIFDKLFQLMAEKLASDIFISAGAPIHIKIQGVTMPINQQVMEPPMIKRMIYEMMTPEQIDTFERVRELNLSFGRRELGNFRVNLFWQRHSIGIVVRYIQGDIPMLDSLGLPPVLAEVVTEKRGLVLVVGATGSGKSTTLASMIDHRNLNRSGHILTVEDPIEYLFKHRKSIVNQREVGIDTHSWHDALRNAMRQAPDCILIGEIRDRETMQAALAYSQTGHLCLATLHANNAYHALNRIVNFFPLENRSLLFLDLAVALKCIVSQRLVRKPDGVRVPAVEILMNTRHVAELIERGELNEVKEAMQQSLAPGSQTFEQDLYRLYHEGTVTFEEATANADSPTNLSWLINNAQFGNVPDAQDGSDDSPTLDFAPKEPEKRPFSDFALHLDDSAKP
- the dapD gene encoding 2,3,4,5-tetrahydropyridine-2,6-dicarboxylate N-succinyltransferase → MQDLQKIIDDAFENRANLSPSAAPAAVRDAVASVIAGLDAGRLRVAEKIDGNWTVNQWIKKAVLISFRLADNEVMAGGTNQYFDKVPTKFGDYTPEQFREGGFRVVPPAVARRGSFIGRNVVLMPSYVNIGAYVDEGTMVDTWATVGSCAQIGKNVHLSGGVGIGGVLEPVQAGPVIIEDNVFVGARSEVVEGVIIEENAVLSMGVYIGQSTKIYDRATGEVTYGRVPSGAVVVPGSLPSADGKYSLYCAVIVKRVDAQTRAKTGINELLRGA